The genomic interval GGTTAGCGTATCCTGATTCGTTGGTCATTCTGGTATAGAAAACACCGTTGATGTTGAATCTGACTTCCCCGTTAACAAGAGGATTTCCGGTATCGTCGAGAACCTTGATTGAATAGACTGAATCGTTTCTGTAGTATTTGGTCAAGTCATGACCGTCCTCAAGGATTGTGAGAACCTTAACGTTATTGGAGTACTGCTCGCCGTTAACGGGATTTATTGCTGTTAGAATGTATTCTCCAGGATTTAAATTGATGTTAAGCCTTGCGTTACCATTGCCGTCAGTAGTTCTTGTGTAGAAAACACCGTTGATGTTGAATGAAACATCAGAATTGGCCAGAGGATTTCCTGCAGTGTCAATGAAACGTGCATAATACTGAGTGCCATTCCTGTAATACTTGACAATGTCGTTTCCGGATATTGTTTTTAAAACCTTAACGTGAGCCACGGTTGAATCTGAACCGAAACGGCCATTATAGCTTGCAGTAATGTCATATTCGCCTGAATTCAAATTGATAGCAATTGAAGCTACCCCATCGCCGTTGGTTGTTCTGGTATAGCCTACGCCGTTGATGTTGATTACAACGTTTTCACCTGCTATAGGATTGTTGTCAGGATCCTTTAAAATCACGTTAAGCCTTTCAGGGCCTTTGTAATACTTTTCAAGGTTGTCTGCTGATAACTTGGCGCCGTACTTGTTGACGTTAAGCTCGAATTCATAAACGTAATTGTTGTTTAAGGAAGATGCCATAACGTATTTGCCGGACTTTACGGCCTTGATGTTGAGCGTAATGAAATTGTTCTGCTCACAGTCGTTGAGATACCAAGTTACGACACGTGGCCCGACGTCATATGTATAGGTTCCTTTGGATAATGTTGCTGAATTGAACTCGAATCCTTCAGGAACGGCAAAGCGGACAACAGGACTGGAATGGGCAACATAATTTACCTGATATTTAAGTTCGACGCTTTCACCGACCAGTGAATTGGCAACAGGACTCAATAGCTTGAAAATCTCAATGCTTGTTCCCGCAAAAGCGTGTGTTCCCATATAAATCTTATTAGGGGTTACCGGCAGGGAACTTCTTGAAAAGTACTTGCCGTAGAAATATATGTTATCCGCAAGGGATGCGGTTGACCTTCCGACTCCTGCTCCGTTATCGTTTGAAGCGTAACACTCAACGCCGAATGACACTCCGGTATCTGAAGATACGGGCTTGTAGTTATAGGTCATGACATTCCTTCTGTTGACCCCATATGAATCCGTGTAGACAAGCTTGATGGCCGCATCGACAGGATTCAGGCTGGAGTCATATGTTCCCTTTTTGGAATATGAATATATATTCGGACAAATGATATACTGGCCAGGATTCAAATTGGAAACGTGATACCTGTCAGTGAATACGACACCATAGGTTCCGTCAGGAGCCTTGATTACAAAATGGCCCAGGGAATATCTGGAAAGGATATTGTAGATTCTTGAAAGATAATCGTTTGAAATGACGTCCTTTACAACCATTTCAGAGGCTATGCTTTCAATCTGCCTGTATACGCTTCCGTCAGTAACTCCTCCGTTACCAATCAGCCATCCGTTTGAAGTCACGATTGCATGGGCAAAATAGCCTCCTGAAGTTTTATACTGCTTTAAGTATTCAATGTCTCCCCAGTTTCCGCTTTCAACAGTTATATCGGCAGCTTCGGTGGAATCACGCCTGAATGATATAACGCTTTCAGTAGCGCTCACCTGAAGAACGACAGAACTGCATTCGCTTAAATCAGCTAAATCGTCATCGGTAGCATCACCGACAAAATCCTTTAGAGATCCGTCAGCGTAGCGCTCTATTTCTCCTATTTCTATTTCAGGCACTTCATCAACCGTTTCATTGACTGAATCTTCAGCCGAAACGAATGAAATGCTGCTTAAAAAAATTATAAGGATAATAAAAATGAAAAATTTTGAATGAAGTTTAATTTCAAACACCTCATTATGAATATTTGTTAACATTTAATAAAAATATATTGCTGAAAAAATGAAAGTGAATAAATGACAAAATGCTTTTAATCTTTAATCTATGAAAAATTAATAATTATAGTTAGTTACCAAACTTTTGTTATAAATGTTTCGAGCCATTTGTCATAAACTTTCGTTCCAGAAATCGATTTATTGTAGGTTTTTATTGTTAATTCTTGTAAAAATTCTCTTGATTCTAGATAATAATGTTTAATTTCTCGTTTCATTTGTCTCCATATTTGTTCTATTGGATTTAGATGTGGGGAGTATGGTGGAAGGTATATTAATACAATATTAAGATGTAGTG from Methanobrevibacter millerae carries:
- a CDS encoding Ig-like domain-containing protein, with the protein product MFEIKLHSKFFIFIILIIFLSSISFVSAEDSVNETVDEVPEIEIGEIERYADGSLKDFVGDATDDDLADLSECSSVVLQVSATESVISFRRDSTEAADITVESGNWGDIEYLKQYKTSGGYFAHAIVTSNGWLIGNGGVTDGSVYRQIESIASEMVVKDVISNDYLSRIYNILSRYSLGHFVIKAPDGTYGVVFTDRYHVSNLNPGQYIICPNIYSYSKKGTYDSSLNPVDAAIKLVYTDSYGVNRRNVMTYNYKPVSSDTGVSFGVECYASNDNGAGVGRSTASLADNIYFYGKYFSRSSLPVTPNKIYMGTHAFAGTSIEIFKLLSPVANSLVGESVELKYQVNYVAHSSPVVRFAVPEGFEFNSATLSKGTYTYDVGPRVVTWYLNDCEQNNFITLNIKAVKSGKYVMASSLNNNYVYEFELNVNKYGAKLSADNLEKYYKGPERLNVILKDPDNNPIAGENVVININGVGYTRTTNGDGVASIAINLNSGEYDITASYNGRFGSDSTVAHVKVLKTISGNDIVKYYRNGTQYYARFIDTAGNPLANSDVSFNINGVFYTRTTDGNGNARLNINLNPGEYILTAINPVNGEQYSNNVKVLTILEDGHDLTKYYRNDSVYSIKVLDDTGNPLVNGEVRFNINGVFYTRMTNESGYANLNIRLQPGEYIVTAEYNQLMYTNIVTVLPTLFANDTVSYTNESNFACLLIDGNGNPYANQTITFNIEGVVFTNVTGEDGIADLLIYLPDGEYSVTSSYDEYNINNRITIRSS